One Mesorhizobium loti genomic window carries:
- a CDS encoding NADH dehydrogenase-like protein — protein sequence MGTFFYVVLAFLVGVLVGWFIWGRLRGELDSLRGDLDRTRSERDRLRADSDRLTGELNACGKTRADLERQLRDAQASTGGGAKASSQPAAALVSTPAAAKSAPAAAKAAPAKPAAKAAPAKAPAAKPAAAKPAAAKTAAPAKPAASKPAASTASAAKSAAAPKPAAAKKAAPAAAKPAAAKPDNLRRLIGIGPVNEKLLKAQGVTSFAQIAAWTAADIKRIEDVMNFDGRIARERWIDQAKLLAAGDEKEFAKQFPTAGTASNT from the coding sequence ATGGGCACTTTTTTCTACGTGGTCCTGGCGTTCCTGGTAGGCGTGTTGGTGGGCTGGTTCATCTGGGGTCGCCTGCGTGGTGAGCTCGACAGTCTGCGCGGTGACCTCGACCGCACCCGCAGCGAGCGCGACAGGCTGCGTGCCGACAGCGACCGGCTGACCGGCGAACTCAATGCATGCGGCAAGACCCGCGCCGACCTCGAACGCCAGTTGCGCGATGCTCAGGCATCCACGGGGGGCGGCGCAAAGGCGTCAAGCCAACCGGCGGCAGCCCTGGTGTCGACGCCGGCCGCGGCCAAATCCGCACCGGCGGCGGCCAAGGCTGCGCCTGCTAAACCCGCCGCGAAGGCCGCGCCGGCGAAAGCCCCGGCCGCCAAACCCGCAGCGGCCAAACCGGCCGCGGCAAAGACAGCAGCTCCAGCCAAACCCGCCGCGAGCAAACCTGCAGCCTCCACCGCCTCGGCAGCCAAAAGCGCGGCCGCGCCCAAGCCGGCAGCCGCCAAGAAGGCCGCGCCGGCGGCAGCCAAGCCAGCGGCAGCCAAGCCTGATAATCTTCGCCGGCTGATCGGCATCGGCCCGGTCAACGAGAAACTGCTCAAGGCGCAAGGCGTCACCAGTTTCGCCCAGATCGCGGCCTGGACGGCCGCCGACATCAAGCGGATCGAGGACGTGATGAACTTCGACGGCCGCATCGCGCGCGAACGCTGGATCGACCAGGCCAAGCTGCTCGCCGCCGGTGACGAGAAGGAATTCGCCAAGCAGTTTCCGACAGCCGGAACCGCCAGCAACACCTGA
- a CDS encoding aminodeoxychorismate synthase: MSLPAAIFRNDESARQLVFDRPADIIVAHEARDFRPALEAAQAAHDAGKWLAGYFSYEAGYLLEPKLVPLLPKGRRAPLVCLGAFDAPVEEAVPPRNAATPNGPIFDARATWSFDDYEKRFSRLHQHIRQGDCYQGNLTFPVRAQWSGDPLAAFDALTERQPVKYGALVALGDPIVLSRSPELFFEIDAAGMIETHPMKGTAPRGATKAEDERQKTFLRNDEKNQAENRMIVDLLRNDISLISEVGTLEVPELFRIESYPTVHQMVSDVRAKLLPGLSIRQVFAALFPCGSITGAPKIRAMEILHDLEGTPRDVYCGAIGWIAPGGTMRFSVAIRTISLFASGEAVYNVGGGIVFDSTPEEEYQECLLKARFATGTPPVSN, from the coding sequence ATGTCCCTGCCCGCCGCCATTTTCCGCAACGACGAAAGCGCGCGCCAACTCGTGTTCGACCGGCCGGCCGACATCATCGTGGCGCATGAGGCCCGGGATTTCCGGCCGGCACTGGAGGCAGCGCAGGCCGCTCACGACGCCGGCAAGTGGCTTGCCGGCTATTTCTCCTATGAGGCCGGCTACCTGCTCGAACCGAAACTCGTTCCCTTGCTGCCGAAGGGACGTCGCGCGCCGCTGGTCTGCCTTGGTGCCTTCGATGCCCCGGTCGAAGAAGCGGTACCGCCGCGCAATGCGGCAACCCCGAACGGTCCGATCTTCGATGCACGGGCGACGTGGTCTTTCGATGACTATGAGAAACGCTTCTCGCGACTGCACCAGCACATCAGGCAAGGCGATTGCTACCAGGGCAATCTGACCTTTCCGGTGCGGGCGCAATGGTCCGGCGACCCGCTTGCCGCCTTCGACGCGCTGACCGAACGCCAGCCGGTGAAGTATGGCGCGCTGGTGGCGCTGGGTGACCCGATCGTGCTATCGCGCTCGCCCGAACTGTTCTTCGAGATCGACGCCGCCGGGATGATCGAGACGCATCCGATGAAGGGGACCGCGCCGCGCGGCGCGACCAAGGCCGAGGATGAGCGGCAGAAGACTTTCCTGCGCAATGACGAAAAGAACCAGGCCGAGAACCGGATGATCGTCGACCTCTTGCGCAACGATATCTCGCTGATCAGCGAGGTCGGCACATTGGAAGTGCCGGAACTGTTCCGCATCGAGAGCTACCCGACCGTCCACCAGATGGTGAGCGACGTCAGGGCGAAGCTGCTGCCGGGGCTCTCGATCCGCCAGGTCTTCGCGGCATTGTTTCCCTGCGGCTCGATCACTGGCGCGCCAAAAATCCGAGCCATGGAGATCCTGCACGATCTGGAGGGCACGCCGCGCGACGTCTATTGCGGCGCCATTGGCTGGATCGCACCCGGCGGCACGATGCGCTTTTCCGTGGCGATCCGCACCATCTCGCTCTTTGCCAGTGGCGAGGCCGTCTACAATGTCGGCGGCGGCATCGTCTTCGATTCGACGCCTGAGGAGGAGTATCAGGAGTGTCTGCTCAAAGCCCGCTTCGCGACGGGGACACCGCCGGTTTCGAACTGA
- a CDS encoding class IV aminotransferase, with protein MSAQSPLRDGDTAGFELIETMRWQPETGFLRFDRHLARLYGSAAELGFACDPQRVGAVLGKAVDGARTDMRTRLALARNGDATASAQPYEPLAADKVWMLRLARTRLDSGNTLLRHKTSRRQLYTHARSEYLVTQADEVLLANERGEICEGTITNVFADFGNGVLATPRLDCGLLPGVLRAELLDEGRAREAIYSYDDLKSAKALFVGNSLRGLIPARLV; from the coding sequence GTGTCTGCTCAAAGCCCGCTTCGCGACGGGGACACCGCCGGTTTCGAACTGATCGAGACCATGCGCTGGCAGCCAGAGACGGGCTTCCTGCGCTTCGATCGCCACCTTGCGCGCCTCTATGGCTCGGCGGCGGAACTCGGCTTTGCCTGCGATCCGCAGAGAGTGGGCGCCGTGCTGGGTAAGGCGGTCGACGGCGCCCGAACCGATATGCGCACGCGGCTCGCCTTGGCGCGCAACGGCGACGCGACGGCCTCGGCACAGCCCTACGAACCGCTCGCCGCCGACAAGGTCTGGATGCTGCGCCTGGCGCGGACGCGGCTCGATTCCGGCAACACGCTGTTGCGCCACAAGACCAGCCGGCGCCAGCTCTACACGCATGCCCGTTCCGAATATCTCGTCACCCAGGCCGACGAGGTGCTGCTGGCCAATGAGCGCGGTGAAATCTGCGAAGGCACCATCACCAATGTCTTCGCCGATTTCGGCAACGGCGTGCTGGCAACGCCCCGGCTCGATTGCGGCCTGCTGCCTGGCGTATTGCGCGCCGAGCTTCTGGATGAAGGCCGGGCGCGAGAAGCGATCTACAGCTACGACGATCTGAAGTCGGCCAAGGCGCTCTTTGTCGGCAATTCGCTGCGCGGCCTGATTCCCGCAAGGCTGGTATGA